From Alteromonas sp. BL110:
GTGTGCCAACCGCGATAAGAATCCTACCCATGGATTCACTGATTAAAGACTCAATTTGCGTCTCGAATTCTTGTTCCCAGCTTTCGTCAAACCAACCTGGCTCGTCGAACTTCGTAGAATCTACGCGGATATTGCCCGCGTCATCATAAAATGAGGTGTTTAATTTAGTCTCGAGTGAGTCGAACAATTCATTGAAATCATCACCCATTTGATCGCCGCCTAACAGTTCAGTAAACACTTCTGTTACTGCTACGTTGGCAATTTGCAAGCCTTCACTGGCAATAGTAAGGGTCATAGGAATAGCGATATCAATGTTATTGTAATATTCACTTACCCAACGTTGCTGATCGCTGTTTAGCGAAACTGGCTCACCGTTGATGGTCATATTGTGCTGAGCATCAATTGTCATTACCGAACCATTGTCCATCTGAACCGTAAGGTCGCCTTGGTAATACTGAATGTGCCCATCAAGCTCCATGTCACAGCTATTGTTCTGAAAGCTGGTGTTATGCGCAAATGCGTGGCCGCTCATCAAAGCACTGGTAACGGCAACAGAAAGTAATAGTTTGTTAGACATTGTTCATTCCTTAATTTACATGTGACGCATTCACCTTATTCAGGGGGCTGCAATGGGTTGTAGAGTCACTATCAAATAAACACTAGCGTTATTCGCTGGTATGTGAGTAATAGAGCAATGGTCTTGCCAAAATTTAAAGTTTATATTTTTCAGTTGGTTAGCTTATTCATCCAGTTCTTCAGGTCGATTTTCGATTCACTATTTAGTGAAATTGCTAACTAATTAGTAGTTTTGACTAAGATCAATTAATACCAATAGCGATAGATTTAAGCCAATCCAAGCATGGTTAAATCTTATTTATTGGTGCATAATACCGCCAATATTTTTAAGGGGTTATCACAATGGCTGATTGGATTAATGCAATTATGTTTGGTGTTGCGCTAATTGCCTTTACGCTAGGGCTAAGCAGCATCGTTATGGGCTTTATGACTGCTAAAGCAGGTGCTGAAGGTATGCAGGAAAAAATCGAGTACGGTTTTTTTGGCGTTACTGGTTTAGTACTTTGCTTGCTGATGGCCTACGCACTGGCTTAAGCGTTAAGCATTATGAAAAAACCGGCTATTACAGCCGGTTTTTTTTCGCCTTTAAAAAAATACTGATATCAGTTTCACTGGCGGTTGCTTTGGCGATTGAACTCGCTTTTGCTCTAACCTTCTTCAGGCGCACTATCTCTTTTGTCATCAATACGGTGTTCAGCAGACTTCTGTCGGACATTGTGTTCGTCAATGTTGTTAAACGCACTATGTTCCCGATGTGCAAGCAAGGATAAATGCCCATCACGCTGATAAGCGCGTAAATCGAACAGGTCTAGCATAGCCATAACATGGTCAAAAATATCAGCCTGCACTTTCTCGTATTTAACCCACTCTTTTTGAACACTAAAGCAGTAAACCTCTAAAGGTAATCCAAGTTCATTAGGCGGTAACTGTCTAACCATTAGGGTCAGTTCTTGATTAATGTTTGGGTGTTTACGTAAGTAAGCTTCTAAATAGGCTCTAAAGGTACCGATGTTGGTAAGGCGGCGGTTGTTTAACAGGTCTGATTCATCAATGGAATAATCGCGATGATAGGCGCGAAGTTCATTTTTCTTTTTGTCGATATAATCGTTGATATAGCGAATTTTCGAGAAGCGTTCTAGCATGTCGTTGTCGCAAAGCTTGATAGAGTGCACATCGATATATATTGCGCGCTTAATCCTACGCCCACCAGACTCCTGCATGCCCCGCCAATTTTTAACCGCTTCAGTGGTAAGGCTATAGGTCGGCAACGTTGAAATAGTCTTATCCCAGTTTTGGACTTTAACGTTGGTCAGACCTATCTCAAGTATTTCCCCATCTACTTCATACTTAGGCATGGCAATCCAGTCGCCTGTATTAAACATGCGGTTGGCGGCAATTTGAATACCGGCGACAAAGCCTAAAATGGTGTCTCTGAATATTAATAGCAGCACAGCTGCAATGGCTGTTAAGCCAGACACGATAAGCAGCGGGCTTCTATCTACAATTAACGAAATACTAAGTAGTATAGTAATAATAGCGAAGGCAAGTTTCGTTACCTGAATGAAGCCTGTAATAGGGGCGCGTCGCGATAAGGCTGACGCATTGTAGACATCTTCTACCGTACTTAGCATGGCATACAAAGCTAATAGCCCACTATACAACATATACAGTTGAGCACTCTTTATCATCATTCCGTGTATGACAGCTTCTTCGTCAATGAGAACGGGGGTGGTAACGTAAATAAAGAGCGCCGGAAAGAGATGCATTAAGCGTCTAAAGAAGCCGTGTTCTTGTAGTGCGTTATCCCACTTATTATTCGACTTATATACCCAGTTGGCAATTTGAGGGCGCACTAGTAGCCGTGCAACCACATAGATCAGGACTGCTATAAATAGTATAGAGCCTAGAGCAAGCAAATTATAAAGCGGATCTTCAGTGGTTAAATTAGGAAAAACGTCTTTAACCAAATGAATGAAATGATCGCGTACTGAAGCACTGACTTCCATTATTTACGACTCCAACAGTTTCTTTATACGGTTGTCTTTATTTTCCCACAGACCATTTAACCAGTTTTGGAAATAAAGACGAAACTCAGACTCAGTGCGTTCTGATTCTTGTTGTAGCTCTGGTACAGGAGTAACGTTTACGTCGATAACAATTTTTGTCATCTGACCGCTTAGCATTGCCATCATGGGATGACGTTTATTTTCTGGGTAAAGTAACGAGATATCTAGCACGTTAGTGAATAGCTCGCCCATAGCTGAAAGCGTGAAAGAAACCCCTCCAGCTTTTGGTGGTAGCAGGTTTACGTAAGGGCTTTGCTTAGACAAGTGCTTTTGGGTTGTAAAACGCGTTCCTTCCACAAAGTTGATAACGGTAGTAGGAACCGTTCTAAACTTTTCACAATACGCTTTAGTGGTTTCTAAGTCCTTGCCTTTCTTGTCCGGATTTTTTTCTAAATATGCGCGGGTGTATCTATGCATGAAAGGCATATCTAGCGCCCAAGCGCCTAATCCCACAAAGGGTAACCAGATGAGTTCTTTTTTAAGAAAGAACTTGGGCGCGGGAATGCGGTGTGTAGCAAATTCAATAAGCAGTATAATATCTAAATAACTCAGATGATTAGCGATAATTAGATACCAACTGTTTTTTGAAAGCTCACCGTGAACCGAACACTCAATATCAACCTTATTGAATAGCCTTATCAACAACACACTAATACGCCCAAAGCTAAACATTAGGGCATGCATAACCTTGTTCCAGGCAGTTCTAATTCTTCCATTTGGTAACAGCAGTTTTACCAAGCCAAGTAGAATAATTAGTCCGCCCCATAGCGCGAGGTTGAGAATTTGCAGCGTGGTGTGCAAAACAAAAATAAAAGGCGCAAGTACTACACGGATCATAATGGTTTCTGAGTTGCGTTAAGTGAATCTAAAAGTTGATCTTTGGTGTGCCATTGTTCATTAAGCCATGTTTGAAAACGGGCGCGAACTTGCGGATCGTCAAAGTAACTATCGCTAAATACGCCATTTTCCATAATGTCTTTAATAGGCATAACCTTTATATTTACGCGGATGTCGCGCACTTTTCCACTCACGAAGTCCCAAAAAGAAGGAACACCGTTAGGGTAGTCTATTGTCACATCTATCAATTTATGTAGCTGGTCGCCCATGGCCGATAAAACAAAGGCAATCCCGCCTGCTTTGGGCTTAAGAAGATGCTGAAAAGGCGAGTTCTGTCTATCGTGTTTTCCCTGTGTAAAGCGGGTGCCTTCTACAAAGTTCATGATGCTTACCGGCTTGTTACGAAACTTTTCACACGCTTTACGTGTAGTTTCCATGTCCTTTCCCTTAAGGTGTGGATTTTTAGCCAAGAACGACTTTGTATACCGCTGCATAAATGGGAAGTCGAGCGCCCACCAAGCAAGTCCAAGTATTGGCACATAGATCAGTTCTTTCTTGAGGAAAAACTTCAAAAAAGGAATCTTTCGATTAAATACACGTTGAAGAACTAGAATATCGACCCAAGATTGATGGTTAGCAACAACGAGATACCAAT
This genomic window contains:
- a CDS encoding acyltransferase, whose amino-acid sequence is MIRVVLAPFIFVLHTTLQILNLALWGGLIILLGLVKLLLPNGRIRTAWNKVMHALMFSFGRISVLLIRLFNKVDIECSVHGELSKNSWYLIIANHLSYLDIILLIEFATHRIPAPKFFLKKELIWLPFVGLGAWALDMPFMHRYTRAYLEKNPDKKGKDLETTKAYCEKFRTVPTTVINFVEGTRFTTQKHLSKQSPYVNLLPPKAGGVSFTLSAMGELFTNVLDISLLYPENKRHPMMAMLSGQMTKIVIDVNVTPVPELQQESERTESEFRLYFQNWLNGLWENKDNRIKKLLES
- a CDS encoding acyltransferase → MVKALLHHIVGTISVICYFLNTVLWSTPIFILAIFKLIPIAPWRRFISYLLDACATAWIGVNNLNQRISGRTKWQVNGLEKLTRHDWYLVVANHQSWVDILVLQRVFNRKIPFLKFFLKKELIYVPILGLAWWALDFPFMQRYTKSFLAKNPHLKGKDMETTRKACEKFRNKPVSIMNFVEGTRFTQGKHDRQNSPFQHLLKPKAGGIAFVLSAMGDQLHKLIDVTIDYPNGVPSFWDFVSGKVRDIRVNIKVMPIKDIMENGVFSDSYFDDPQVRARFQTWLNEQWHTKDQLLDSLNATQKPL
- a CDS encoding DUF2884 family protein — encoded protein: MSNKLLLSVAVTSALMSGHAFAHNTSFQNNSCDMELDGHIQYYQGDLTVQMDNGSVMTIDAQHNMTINGEPVSLNSDQQRWVSEYYNNIDIAIPMTLTIASEGLQIANVAVTEVFTELLGGDQMGDDFNELFDSLETKLNTSFYDDAGNIRVDSTKFDEPGWFDESWEQEFETQIESLISESMGRILIAVGTQMLWEGGDMSEFEQKMERWGEDLEYRLESQAASLEEKGEALCKVLKKADHAEGQMQASISGLDDLNLLDIDPSDNHGHNEHNGEMKM
- a CDS encoding mechanosensitive ion channel family protein; translation: MEVSASVRDHFIHLVKDVFPNLTTEDPLYNLLALGSILFIAVLIYVVARLLVRPQIANWVYKSNNKWDNALQEHGFFRRLMHLFPALFIYVTTPVLIDEEAVIHGMMIKSAQLYMLYSGLLALYAMLSTVEDVYNASALSRRAPITGFIQVTKLAFAIITILLSISLIVDRSPLLIVSGLTAIAAVLLLIFRDTILGFVAGIQIAANRMFNTGDWIAMPKYEVDGEILEIGLTNVKVQNWDKTISTLPTYSLTTEAVKNWRGMQESGGRRIKRAIYIDVHSIKLCDNDMLERFSKIRYINDYIDKKKNELRAYHRDYSIDESDLLNNRRLTNIGTFRAYLEAYLRKHPNINQELTLMVRQLPPNELGLPLEVYCFSVQKEWVKYEKVQADIFDHVMAMLDLFDLRAYQRDGHLSLLAHREHSAFNNIDEHNVRQKSAEHRIDDKRDSAPEEG